The Cryptomeria japonica chromosome 9, Sugi_1.0, whole genome shotgun sequence DNA segment TGCGTGTTTATCGCGGTGTTGTCTTCCAAAAGTAGAACATTCAAAATAAATTGGGTAAGAAAGAAAAATTACCAGCCAATCCTTGTGAGATTGGCATGGTGCCGTCAGGGTTGTAGGAGATTTCGCGACCTCAAACCTCCACAGATCAACTCTCTGGAAAACTATAagcgaaaaaaaaaaaagtagatcTGGCCGATTTACATGGCTACCGTGTCATGAGTTAAACCTCGGTTTATTTGAAGTGACGGAAAGAGTGTTGGGAGCCTTTGCTATCGAGTTCCGAtttccttctctttacctttggatAGCTAATACTCACGCACGCGTAATCTCGCATATTGTGCTTGCAAATCTGCCACAATTTTTTCCACTCATACGTCCACACAGTAGGTATATACGGCACCGTCAATCGCATCGCCTCATGGTCTTCAGCCTCCACTCCAGCTACGAGACAAACGTAAAAATAAATATACGCCCACGCGTGCTGGACCGCCGTCGAAATGCACAAGAAGAAAATACGAATTCTTTTTACTTTGGCTAGATGACGGTCCCCCCACTTTTTGGTCGAGTAGAATCCAGTTGGTCCCCTAAAAATTCAAGACCTCTAGcggtttttaaaaaaaatcatcccCCAGCAGTTTCGAACTCGACACAGAGTTATAGCTGCTGGATATTCAGCTGCTTATATAAGAATATTTGGGTACGCCATTTACGTATACAATTGGGAACCCCTCCATCGAAACGTGTATCTTAAACACTTTAATGTATGTCTGTTTGCGAAACTGAGGCGAGAGAACCGACAGCCTTAGAAGTAAGCCGTGCCAAGATCAAAGTTGGAAACTCGCAACAGAGATAAAAAACAAAACAGCGAGCAAGGACTGGATCGACGCAAGCAAACTCCCAGCGTATTCATCAATGGCCGATGGGATTAAAAACAGGAGTCTTACCAAGGACAGAATGACATAAAGTAGTCAGGCGGGCAGCCTGTAATGGCAAGGAAAGGTTTTTTAAAAGTACGGTAATGACGGAATACCTCACCTATAGTGAGAGAGGATGTACCAATCGATGCAGAGCTGCCAGAAAGATGACGAATTTTTCAGGCTAGAAGTACCACAATTGtcaattttttctttttaagaATTTCCATAGCTAGAACGGCCTTTTTTAAATAAAAAGCAACCTATGTTTAACCCCCCTTTCGTGACCATTTGACGAGATGTCACCATCATCCTAACCCATCCTGTTTGGTGAATTGACACGTGGCAAAATATGCTGCAAAGTTCTGTCAATTAAGAACTTAATTACACCCATGGTAGAGTTGCATTACCCAATTAAATTATTATCTCAGCAAATCAATGTTACTTTAAGCATGAGCTGCCGTTGCttataaccatgcaaaatataatAGTATCTCAGCAAATCAATGTTACTTTTAGCATGAGCTACAGTTGCTTCTAACCATGCAAAATATAATAAGAGATTTGGACAGAAATTAATCCGACATTTGCATCTAATCGTTGGACATATTTACTTAGGGAATGATAGGATCGGTGGTGCATGAAGGAGCGCCTGTGTCCTATCGTCCGTTTGATCGTCACAAAAGTAGAATTGCAGAGAAACTGTCTTTCATTTCAAAACAGAAAGCTTAAGATGGAAGATGGCTACTGAATGTTTCTAAATTTAATTGtgcaatataaaaaatattatacaattaaatttttaaaaatattcattattaatctTATGAACAGTTAATAGAATAAGAAGTGTTTCTTTAATTGcctaatatttgatttatttaaatttctattatattattaataaaacaAAAAATGTTTCTTTAATCTGTAAGTTATATTTTTCCAATTAACTAAATAAAAATcaattcaatattaattaaatttaattagtttCACATACACAGTAGAGTTGATTAGATCATTGCAGTCGAAATTCACAGATTACAAAGTTAGTTTTTTGTCAACAAATTCGCCAGGTTTGTGCCCCCCCCAAAAATATCAACTGTTAACATGCAATAATGTATATAGAGTATCAGTCAATTAAACTTGTATGTAATGTCTCTTCATCCAACAGCTCAGAAAGTATAACGTGTTCggacttttttggattttatggaATTCGGATTGAAGaatataatcataaaaaaaaattgatcaaacccATCTAACTGAAATCAAAATGACATCTAGCCTAAGGTAgtcaaaaagaaaataatttaaaaagaacCACACAGGATGAATTTGTGTCATTTGAAAACATCAATTTACTCGTACATATAATTCGCCAACCAAACAACACAGCGAAATGTCTCTAACAGCCCACTTGAAAATTTGATAGATGCCTAATTCAACTAATAGTATAGCAGCATCAAAAACGTAGAAAAAATAACAGTATGGGAGGAAATACAATATAAAAAGATTAAAAGTTgactaatttttaaaaattaattgctATCTTTTCAACAGCTTATCCACATAATTATTACATAAATTTGTCTGGGTTAAATAGGTTTAGActctatattttttaaaaatatcaagAAATTGTGTAGATTTGTTATTCACAAGTATCTTTTACGGTAAAATCTACGTGATAAATGGAGCCAACCAAGTACTACCACCTCTGTGGAAATTACGTAGCAGTTATATAAACGCGGGAAATCATTCCAAATTGTATGGAAGCAAGCGTAAAAAGCAAATGCTTGATAAGGCATGATTTTTTCAAAAGGAAATTACAAGAGAAACAAAATCCTATGATTAAAATTTCTACCTTAACAGAGAAACAATGGGGGCAACTTGGTACAAATCTTGGGCAGACAGGAGAGAAGCTGACATGAAAATGCTGGATAAAAATACTTTTTAACTACTTACGACCTAATAATAGATGCCTCGACATAGTCGTATGGTTGGTATTCATTTTCCTTAAACAAGAAGGGTTAATCACACCAGGCGATAATCACAGTCTACTCCTGGCAAAGACTTTAGTTGCTTGGCATGGATGAAACTTTTGATCAAGTTGGTTAGCTTTTAACATCATTACAGTTGGATTATCTGGCGAAAGTTTTCAACATCAGGCATGTAGAATGCATTTTCGTTAAAAAGTAAGGCGTGTTGCGCACGTCGCAGATGAGGATCGATAGTGGTCATTAGTTTTCTTAATTCAAGCAAGTTAAATAAAGGCGAATACGCCGAAAGCGTATTGTCATATTCCTAATATATAAAGGAAACAAGAACGGCCAGTTCCGTCACTTCCATTACTATTTCCGTATTTATCGTGAAATATGATTCCGTCAAAGTAGAAACTGTTGAAAAATTAAAATACCGGTAAAACAAAGCTTTAGTGAGGTAAAAATACCAACCAATCCTTGCATGACTCGCACTGCGCCATCAAAACATCCGGATTGTACGGCATTTCGCACTTACAGTATCTGCAGCAAACGGAAAAACGTTCTGTTAACCACAACGGAGGTCGAGGGATCGAACCGCTGGAAGTAGAAACCAAAATATATACATGTAAAATTAATAAACGAAAATATCGTAGCAGATCTGAAAAACTTACACAGCCACCCTATCAGGCGTGAAACCACCAGTTGCGGCTTTATATTCAAAGCGACAGAAATAATCTTCGGATCCTACACTATCGAGCTTGGTGTAGGACTTAAAGCTATGCACAGTGCATTTTCCCTCAATTGTATCGGCGCTCTGCTCATCAAAATGATCGGAGAAAAAAACCTCCTTGGAACCGTGGAACTGCCTTCGCCCTCCGATCGATTCCTCCGGCCGGTAATACCACCGCACCCGTACCCTAGCATGGTTGCGGTTGTCTGACTCGATCTTTTCAATCTTTGCTATATACGGCGGCTTCCCGGGCTCTTGTGCTCGCATCACCACGCAATCACCGGCTACAAAGCAAAGGTAAAAATAAAGAAATCAATACATCCAGATGCAAAGGTCCAGCGATCGAAAAGCGGAGACGAAATGCTCTATTATCCTTACCCTTGACGATTTTGTTCGTTCCCTTAATCGTGTAAGAATCCAAAAATTTTCTCGTCGGTTTAGACTTCTTCATTCCCGCAGCGGATTGCACACGAGACATTCAGGAATATAGAGACTAAAGCTTCTAGACTTCGAACCAGTAGATATTCACCTGTGCGTGTAAAAACACTTACATATGGATTCCCTTTCTACCGCAAGCCGTTGAGCCATCGAAACCCTAGTAAAGCAAATACCTATAAAAAGAAATCGAAGAATATCTGTCTGCGAGGATTCTGTCTTTATATTGTACGGGCTCCAAGAAAGGCAGACTTTATCAACACTAAGACATCATGAGTTCGAGACTggcagtggaaaaagaaaaatattttctcttcacCTTGTTTTCTCTCACCAAATCCGTGCGAGTCTCAAAATCGACCCCAACGGATTCGATCCCTGGCCGATGGGAAACACCGAAACAATTCCTTTCAGCGGCACCAGACGGAGAAAGTTTGGAATGTGAAGAAAGGAAAACAATCTTCAAAAGTACGACAATTGACGGAGTAGTAAACGGTAGAGGCAGACAGCAAATGCAGCAGGACAGAAAGCCAAAAAAGGCAAATAAGGAGGAGGACGATAAGTTTTAATGTGAAAACTAATAATAATGTTAGAAAAGGGCGGGAGTCGCCAAAATCTTCTTTTTAATGATTTCAATCACCATCCTCttcatttttaaattaaatcatCTTTTATGTTAAACCGTCTTTTTGTGTATAAATTCATAACCTGATTCTGCGCTATGCAATAGCATGTTATGATCCACCATAAATTTGGAGGACACGTGTCAAGGTCCTTTGGTCTTGATTATTTTGATTAGAGATAATTAAGTTTGACACATGCGGTGGATGAAAACACTCCGCATTTTTCAACTTGGTCAAAAGTGAAAAATCTTGTAATCGGACGGAGGAAAATAATGAGGCACTCTCCCTTACCATTCAAGTAGCCATCACCATTGATTTTTCATTACTGTGAAGTTGACAATATTGATGACCCCTATTGAACTTTGAAACTCGAGAACACCTTATGTGACTTTGTTTGATTTTCAGGATATTATTAAAAaatcatttcatattttttaaataaataggtGATGATGATGTTGATTAAGAAGGTTGATTTCTAAAGCTTTTAGtttaaatttaaaagaataaaatatataAATGTCATTAATTGAGTGATAGTTTAAATATGAAAAGTTATATAATTAAATGTgggaaattaaataattatttgaaaagatattggaacaaaaaaaaattgtgtagttTGTATTAAAAATGTATTCGTCAATATTTTGGTTTTTGTATTTTGTTAAATAATCTATAAATTTAACTATTATCTTTTATTTGGGTTCAAATTTGCATGAACaaattatatatttatgtgtgCAAAACTAAACTTGCTTGCAAATttgtttttggcaaaatgaagactCTCAAGATCTATGATTGCCTTGATTTCTTATGTCTACTTTATGTAAAGGCGGGTGGGCTTTCATACTCATCTTTCAAGATTCTATTGAATTATGAGGGATCATGTTCTCCTTGGTTAGACTCTTAGTAAATTGACTTTAAAACTCTATGTGAATGTTCGAAGATAGTAAGTGTGTAAAGGAGCCAGGATGTTGTGTTTGAATAATTTTTTGATAAATGCtactaaaatattttataaatcttATATTGATAAAACCCTATCGTGCCCCTAGATGTTCTCCAACATCCTTTCAAAGTATTGAACAAGTGGATTTAAATACAATTCAACTAAGCACacaatgttgaattttgcaacacaagcctacaagatcaaacaacaaaaaataataccttccacaaacaagagtagcaagaaaaatatgccatattcctcaaaagaaaagattacaaGATGAAATTGCAATGCATAATGATGTGCTTATATAGAGAGCACAAGGATGACCTAAACTGAATTTAggagtgtatacacctaaaaatggtctaaagatagttaattaaatacgcagttatttgattaattccccttcccaattaattgaattcacaagcaatttaattaatttctctattcatctactagtaaataaatctacatgatttatttatatagttcatttcatgtcccctttgattaattaattctaaattaattaatgtctcccccatataaatcaattcttataatccctaattaagattaacaaactcaattttgttaagattaattaccattttccaattatttgaatttctaaattcaaatgagcacatggctcctaatttttaaccacctaacctaaccatcccctaacctaatccattccacctaatcctgggtctaactaaccctatcctatcttgcacattctaacctccttatcctaacctcccatggtgtggatattccctccttgagacacatggcacttttgccacatgtctcctcccatggacacttgccctctcatgagcaagggtccttgacacttgtcaccatagagatgacaagtgtcccttcctccatcttcttctccaacttcctcaatcttggcccttgatatattcaaatcagatatggaccgtcgattcctgccacctcagctttggccttggaattcctataaatatcccccattttggagcaataaggatcccttgcattcatagctttagcatcattactataggcaatttgcatttcaattatctagtaattagcttttggattaatcatagcatgttaatctaggttcttaaatcatgcatttcgtatcatctccatagtcaatcatgatcaagtagctactcaactcttgagttgccactttggaggtcattgctccactgagagcccatcaatccaacaccttcaaggtcctcaagaatagaggaaaatgggacatttcaaagaaggcttatggtttgcatttctaatatagtttttaattaagtttttcaattacattttattgtctcattatatgtgtatgcctcctatataccacatttttagcatcacattaattggcgcccatcgtggggcttagcccctttgatctttaacaagttttcttgcaggaaatttcattgacaggttgattagctctttcagagtgcagattagctctcttgggctcccgaaaCACGTTCTTAGCTTCTTTTGTAGTGTTCtgacacctcaaatggcatttttgggagacttctcaactctgttttcatatttttctatactttaacgctttcagtttgtactttagcatttttggtatgtattgtggCATTTTTGGCACATTTGTCAACATTTTTTGTCTATTTGATAGCATTTCTGGTTTGCAGAGTAGCGTTTCTAGTGTGCAGAGTAGCGTTTTGGGTCTATTTGGTAGCGTTCTTGgaacatatgatggcgttcttggtcaatttgatggca contains these protein-coding regions:
- the LOC131037811 gene encoding chromatin remodeling protein EBS isoform X2 produces the protein MSRVQSAAGMKKSKPTRKFLDSYTIKGTNKIVKAGDCVVMRAQEPGKPPYIAKIEKIESDNRNHARVRVRWYYRPEESIGGRRQFHGSKEVFFSDHFDEQSADTIEGKCTVHSFKSYTKLDSVGSEDYFCRFEYKAATGGFTPDRVAVYCKCEMPYNPDVLMAQCESCKDWFHPPCMNLTAEQVKKMDHFFCSDCREDGDKKPLNSVKDLHRIEQKEPEPKRRRLQRSK